ATTCACTACGTTCGGCCGTAAAGAGCCGCCAAAGTGAGTTTTTAGCAGGACGTTTTTGTGCATCACAAGCAATAAAGTCTCTAAACAACAGCAGCGGCCAAATACCGATTGGAGAAAACAGGCAACCTATGTGGCCTGAAGGGCTTTTAGGCTCCATCTCTCACATTGAGACCAGTGCCATTTGTGCTGCTGCAATAGAAAGTGAATATAAATATTTGGGAATCGATATAGAAAATTGGATATCCAGACAAGTATCATATGAAATCAAAGACTTAATTATAAGTAGCGAAGAGGAATCAATCTTGAAACATAGTGATTTTAGCGACATAGAGTCAATTACACTGTTATTTTCAGCTAAAGAAAGCTTGTTTAAAGCTATCTACAAATACGTTGGTAAATACTTTGGTTTTGAAGCAGCAAAACTAGTGATGTTAGATACAAAAAAATGCCTACTCGAATTAGAAATAGTTGAAAATTTATCCAGCAATATCCGAGCTGGTAAAAAGTTTATTTGTCACTTTTCGCTACATGAAAAAAATGTTTTTACAATAGTATGCGGAAATTAAGCACTTGATAAGTATGTTTAAAGAAAAAAACCTTCCTAATACGGATGTTATCGTAAAACTCAGAAAGGAAGCGATAAAAATGAGTCAAATATCGTCAATTCAACGCGATCATCAAGGTGTCCGAGTGGGTGTAATACCAGATGAAGTTGCAGAGAAAATCATCCAGCATCAAATTAACATAGATACGGTTAAAAAACTTTTCCCTTTGCAAAATGGGATCCTTGTGGGGAAAGATGTTGTCCTAAATACT
The sequence above is a segment of the Pseudoalteromonas piscicida genome. Coding sequences within it:
- a CDS encoding 4'-phosphopantetheinyl transferase family protein, with amino-acid sequence MQQLHFYNPKVSESKCINNAFIEATESYTLPHLKDIHFYKCQFNSDRFNSTQFNELGIEFPDSLRSAVKSRQSEFLAGRFCASQAIKSLNNSSGQIPIGENRQPMWPEGLLGSISHIETSAICAAAIESEYKYLGIDIENWISRQVSYEIKDLIISSEEESILKHSDFSDIESITLLFSAKESLFKAIYKYVGKYFGFEAAKLVMLDTKKCLLELEIVENLSSNIRAGKKFICHFSLHEKNVFTIVCGN